The following are encoded together in the Desulfobulbaceae bacterium genome:
- a CDS encoding 3-deoxy-D-manno-octulosonic acid transferase, whose product MIIIYNILQILLLLILGPFLAVWVVVSAKYRHRIPNRLGFGLGGMISDLPLGPRVWIHALSVGEMASVRPLLEVLRREMPEVVVILSATTRSGEEYARGLTGLADCIVPFPLDFYWVVKRFVRLLRPDLFVLVETDFWPNLLSHLNRKKVRCLLANGRVTRQSMARYHRFRFLFTPVFSSFWRISMQMADDAIRLVQLGVNPEKIVVCGNLKYDMAEIVSDGTRVISLADITGTRGLILVAGSTHNGEEEIVLDAFVSLLTNYPFLFLVIAPRDVKRALEIVDLCVDRGLHYTLRTGQKGSSGQVLILDTLGELVSVYRLADIAFVGGSLVDQGGHNPLEPAFYSVPVLFGDYMADFAEISRDLVAVGGAFTVTDETFRDRVEKLLASEGERKRMGRCAGDLVMKHRGAAQRLLGLIREALW is encoded by the coding sequence ATGATTATTATCTATAACATACTTCAGATTCTGTTGCTCCTGATTCTTGGCCCCTTTCTGGCTGTGTGGGTAGTCGTCTCGGCCAAATATCGTCATCGTATTCCTAATCGATTGGGGTTTGGACTCGGGGGCATGATCTCTGATCTGCCACTGGGGCCAAGAGTTTGGATTCACGCCTTGTCGGTGGGGGAAATGGCATCGGTCCGACCTTTGCTTGAGGTGTTGCGTCGAGAGATGCCAGAAGTAGTGGTCATTCTCTCTGCCACGACCCGTAGCGGTGAGGAGTATGCTCGAGGGTTGACCGGCCTGGCTGATTGTATAGTTCCCTTTCCTCTTGATTTTTACTGGGTAGTGAAGCGCTTTGTGAGGCTGCTGCGTCCTGATCTTTTTGTTCTGGTGGAAACTGATTTTTGGCCGAATCTGTTGTCGCATTTGAATAGGAAAAAGGTTCGTTGTCTTCTTGCCAACGGCAGAGTTACTCGTCAGTCTATGGCTCGATACCATAGATTTCGCTTCCTGTTTACCCCTGTGTTCTCCTCGTTTTGGCGGATATCCATGCAGATGGCTGATGATGCCATTCGTCTCGTTCAACTTGGTGTGAACCCTGAAAAAATTGTCGTCTGTGGTAATTTGAAATACGATATGGCAGAAATTGTGTCTGATGGAACAAGAGTAATCAGTCTTGCGGATATTACTGGCACAAGAGGGCTAATCCTGGTGGCTGGGAGTACTCATAATGGTGAGGAGGAAATTGTGCTTGATGCTTTTGTCTCCTTGCTTACTAATTATCCCTTCCTGTTTTTGGTGATAGCTCCTCGAGACGTAAAGCGGGCATTGGAGATTGTAGATTTGTGTGTTGATCGAGGCTTGCATTATACCCTGCGGACTGGGCAGAAGGGAAGTTCTGGACAGGTATTGATTCTCGATACCCTAGGGGAGCTTGTATCTGTGTATCGCTTGGCGGATATTGCCTTTGTTGGAGGAAGTCTGGTTGATCAGGGTGGGCATAATCCCCTGGAACCGGCTTTTTACTCTGTGCCGGTGCTCTTTGGGGATTATATGGCTGATTTTGCCGAAATAAGTCGGGATTTGGTCGCTGTTGGCGGCGCATTTACAGTGACCGACGAGACCTTTCGAGACAGGGTTGAAAAGTTGCTCGCCAGTGAGGGTGAGCGAAAGAGAATGGGGAGGTGTGCTGGTGATCTAGTCATGAAGCACCGAGGAGCGGCTCAACGTTTGCTGGGATTGATCAGGGAGGCTTTGTGGTGA
- the lpxK gene encoding tetraacyldisaccharide 4'-kinase: protein MSDNRLVRMAFFFGKIFSPVYSLVMRIRAAFYAKGILAVTRLTLPVVSVGNLTLGGTGKTPMVMYLARLLSSHGLRPGVVSRGYGGQNRLPVALVSDGNRIFLSSVEAGDEPVLLARELPGVPVVISRQRVNGGQYLVRRDCVDVLILDDGFQHQAVSRDFDLVLFASGVPISSEWVFPGGILREPAAALRRADCCVVTGAAGRDASDDVLFRRWLDQQCPGVPVFFGDYEPVALYDQQQRRVPLEELVDVPLFAFCGIANPQSFWRIIESRFLVKGRKPFSDHYPFLSGDIEDIVRLALAADCAALITTEKDYVKIKSMKSALPIWVLAVGLRMEEGFDRFVLEKLCVV, encoded by the coding sequence GTGAGCGACAATCGACTCGTTCGCATGGCGTTCTTTTTTGGGAAGATATTTTCACCTGTCTATAGCCTGGTTATGCGGATTCGAGCCGCGTTCTATGCCAAGGGTATTCTTGCTGTGACTCGATTGACACTACCTGTGGTAAGTGTTGGTAATCTGACTTTGGGGGGAACCGGAAAGACTCCCATGGTGATGTATTTGGCTCGACTTCTTTCCTCTCATGGGCTCCGTCCGGGTGTCGTGAGCCGTGGTTATGGTGGGCAGAACCGGTTGCCAGTTGCTTTGGTGTCTGATGGTAACCGGATTTTCTTGTCATCAGTTGAGGCTGGGGATGAACCTGTGCTTCTGGCCCGTGAATTACCAGGGGTGCCGGTTGTGATTTCTCGACAAAGGGTCAATGGGGGGCAGTATCTTGTTCGACGTGATTGTGTCGATGTCTTGATTTTAGACGATGGGTTTCAGCACCAAGCAGTGAGCAGGGACTTTGATCTGGTTTTGTTTGCCTCAGGTGTTCCAATAAGTTCGGAGTGGGTTTTTCCCGGCGGGATACTTCGTGAGCCGGCAGCGGCGCTTAGGCGTGCTGATTGTTGCGTGGTGACAGGCGCCGCGGGCAGAGATGCGAGCGATGATGTGCTCTTCCGACGTTGGTTGGACCAGCAGTGTCCAGGTGTCCCTGTTTTTTTTGGGGATTATGAGCCTGTCGCCCTTTATGACCAACAACAGCGCCGGGTGCCTCTTGAGGAGTTGGTTGATGTTCCGCTCTTTGCCTTTTGTGGTATTGCTAATCCGCAATCGTTTTGGCGAATTATCGAGAGTCGTTTTTTGGTTAAAGGGCGGAAGCCATTTTCCGACCATTATCCATTCCTTTCCGGTGATATTGAAGACATTGTTCGTTTGGCGTTGGCTGCTGATTGTGCGGCCCTGATTACTACCGAAAAGGATTATGTTAAAATTAAATCGATGAAGTCTGCTTTGCCAATCTGGGTCTTGGCCGTTGGGTTGCGGATGGAGGAGGGTTTTGATCGATTCGTGCTGGAGAAGCTCTGTGTTGTGTGA